A DNA window from Candidatus Protochlamydia naegleriophila contains the following coding sequences:
- a CDS encoding tetratricopeptide repeat protein, whose protein sequence is MTLVQKICKSSIHLCLMIGLALTTVGCQPSHCKIDPVIIYTPPPHRISNLPSAFDPLSAEERQEEWAKELLIGDVFAEEWDLYRAITSYKRALILLPEDAIERRLQIEYDLIFCYYLGLKYQEAVNIFEESDLIQANPLFPAFNNLLIILYECYKQLGQEDKAACLQEAIQKCSPETAEDLSLFWLLKKKQLEEAQALICEHRDFETIQPQLNLYYQYAKSPKRARMLNAVLPGAGYYYVGQRKSALTSFLINALFTYAAYQFFQRGYPAAGLITASMEMGWYYGGINGAGIEAEEFNNRLYEGVSKQILVDHKFFPVLMFETSF, encoded by the coding sequence ATGACCTTAGTACAAAAAATCTGTAAATCCTCGATTCATCTTTGCTTGATGATAGGGCTGGCTTTAACCACTGTGGGGTGCCAGCCTTCTCATTGCAAGATTGATCCTGTAATCATCTACACCCCTCCTCCTCACCGCATAAGCAACCTACCCTCGGCATTCGACCCTCTATCAGCTGAAGAAAGACAGGAAGAGTGGGCAAAAGAACTCCTCATAGGAGATGTTTTTGCAGAGGAATGGGATCTGTATCGTGCGATTACCTCTTACAAGCGGGCCCTGATTCTTCTTCCAGAAGATGCCATTGAAAGGCGCTTGCAAATCGAATACGACCTCATTTTTTGCTATTATTTAGGCTTGAAATATCAAGAAGCGGTCAATATTTTTGAGGAGAGCGACCTCATCCAGGCCAATCCCCTTTTTCCGGCGTTCAATAATCTGCTTATCATTCTATACGAATGCTACAAGCAACTCGGTCAAGAAGACAAAGCAGCCTGTTTACAAGAAGCCATCCAAAAATGCTCTCCTGAAACGGCCGAAGATTTGTCTCTTTTTTGGCTGTTAAAAAAAAAACAGTTAGAAGAGGCTCAAGCTCTTATTTGTGAACATCGCGATTTCGAAACGATCCAGCCTCAGCTCAATCTCTACTATCAATATGCCAAATCCCCTAAACGCGCAAGAATGCTCAATGCCGTCTTGCCAGGTGCTGGCTACTACTACGTCGGGCAGCGCAAATCGGCCCTAACCTCTTTTTTGATCAACGCGCTGTTCACCTATGCAGCCTATCAGTTCTTCCAAAGAGGCTATCCTGCGGCGGGACTCATCACTGCAAGCATGGAAATGGGTTGGTATTACGGGGGAATTAACGGCGCTGGAATCGAAGCCGAAGAATTCAATAATCGCCTCTATGAAGGCGTCAGCAAACAGATTCTCGTCGATCACAAGTTTTTTCCTGTCTTGATGTTCGAAACAAGTTTTTAA
- a CDS encoding SulP family inorganic anion transporter gives MSHAHHDDISLTCFKKDFERYSWAAFRADLLSGLSVSMLTVPQVMAYALVAGLPVSCGIFASIFSAIVVALFCSSRHLIVGPSNAIAILIQAGISEILFTYYRDVTGPEREQLVLQILTQLMLLIGTIQILAAFFRFGRLTHFVSHTVIVGYVAGVALALVINQIFPLLGMTVPSNLSSLYERSVYIITHVETGYWPTALIGLSCLGVLLILRRIDRKMPIGAIMLAGVAIIAYFLGYFYNYFVANDYQFMNWEQLESLAQPIALVGDTKGEGLFPHWDWPYFNTGIMNNLLPVAFAIALLSVMEATSASKSIAVSSGQHLSINQEIFGMGLGNFFSAFIGAMPVSGSPSRSSLNYENGAKTRLAAVFNSLFAALILFAFGFLIQHIPVAAFAALLIVSSSNIVNFKQLFLCLKATRSDSFVLLVTLLSCIFFRLDIAFYIGVVMSISLYLKKAAIPQLVEFTIDESGVLHTIEHAHLHESRKIRFIKVEGELFFGAADLFQSALKSITEDDTTTRVIILQLKNARDIDATACLALQQLDYYLKSSGRHLIGCGLTHQIWDVLSDSGMIDIIGKNNLFIFDERHPQLSVQKAFTRAHELLAQAAAKAAEIVPPITVTPELQPAPVVPVVQEGKTAPLISTN, from the coding sequence ATGTCACACGCCCATCACGACGATATTTCTCTTACATGTTTTAAGAAAGATTTTGAAAGATATTCTTGGGCTGCTTTCCGCGCCGATTTATTATCGGGTTTATCTGTTTCGATGTTGACGGTTCCGCAGGTCATGGCGTATGCCTTGGTGGCTGGGCTACCGGTTTCGTGTGGGATTTTCGCCTCTATTTTTTCAGCGATTGTGGTGGCTCTCTTTTGTTCTTCGCGCCATTTGATTGTGGGGCCGAGCAATGCGATTGCCATTTTAATTCAAGCCGGAATTTCTGAAATTTTATTTACCTATTACCGCGATGTGACTGGTCCTGAGAGGGAGCAGCTCGTCTTGCAGATTTTGACGCAGCTCATGTTGCTCATTGGAACGATTCAAATTCTGGCTGCATTTTTTAGATTTGGGAGGCTGACTCATTTCGTCAGCCATACGGTGATTGTTGGTTATGTGGCTGGGGTTGCGCTTGCGCTTGTGATTAACCAAATTTTTCCATTACTCGGCATGACTGTACCAAGCAATCTCTCTTCTCTTTATGAGCGGAGCGTTTATATTATCACCCATGTGGAAACGGGGTATTGGCCGACGGCGTTGATAGGTTTGAGTTGTTTGGGCGTATTGCTGATATTAAGGCGAATTGACCGGAAAATGCCGATTGGTGCGATCATGCTTGCAGGTGTTGCCATCATCGCTTATTTCCTGGGCTATTTTTATAACTATTTTGTTGCCAACGATTATCAATTCATGAACTGGGAGCAGTTAGAATCGCTTGCGCAGCCCATTGCATTGGTTGGCGATACGAAAGGTGAGGGATTATTTCCTCATTGGGACTGGCCTTATTTCAATACGGGAATCATGAACAATTTGCTGCCCGTTGCCTTTGCTATCGCTCTTTTGAGTGTCATGGAAGCCACATCTGCTTCGAAATCGATTGCCGTGAGCTCCGGACAGCATCTATCCATTAACCAGGAAATTTTTGGGATGGGATTGGGGAACTTTTTCTCGGCATTCATAGGCGCCATGCCAGTTTCTGGGAGTCCTTCGAGGAGTTCGCTCAACTATGAAAATGGAGCCAAGACAAGGCTTGCTGCTGTTTTTAATTCTCTTTTTGCGGCGCTTATACTATTTGCATTCGGATTCTTGATACAGCATATTCCCGTTGCAGCTTTTGCTGCTCTTTTGATCGTTTCCTCTAGCAATATTGTCAATTTCAAGCAGCTATTTTTATGCCTTAAGGCAACCCGCTCTGACTCCTTTGTCTTGCTTGTGACTCTACTGTCCTGCATCTTTTTCAGACTTGACATCGCTTTTTATATTGGGGTTGTCATGTCAATTTCCCTGTATCTAAAAAAAGCAGCTATTCCCCAGCTTGTCGAGTTCACTATCGACGAGTCGGGAGTCTTGCATACAATCGAGCACGCCCATCTGCATGAATCAAGAAAGATTCGCTTTATCAAGGTCGAAGGGGAGCTCTTTTTTGGTGCGGCAGATCTGTTTCAATCGGCACTGAAATCCATAACCGAAGATGATACGACCACGCGTGTGATTATTCTACAATTGAAGAATGCGCGAGATATTGATGCAACGGCTTGTCTGGCTTTGCAGCAATTAGATTATTACCTTAAGAGCTCGGGCAGGCATTTGATTGGGTGCGGATTGACGCATCAGATTTGGGATGTCTTAAGTGATTCAGGAATGATTGACATCATAGGGAAGAATAATTTATTCATTTTTGATGAAAGACATCCACAGCTGTCTGTACAGAAGGCTTTTACAAGGGCACATGAACTTCTGGCTCAAGCAGCGGCTAAGGCGGCTGAAATCGTTCCACCGATTACGGTAACCCCAGAATTACAGCCTGCTCCTGTAGTGCCTGTAGTACAAGAAGGAAAGACTGCACCGCTTATTTCTACAAATTAA
- the yidD gene encoding membrane protein insertion efficiency factor YidD — translation MDYFRRTLLLAVCASMAITAALFSNPWGKDADLAVRTVQTYQPPEPPSLLARLGVMAIRFHQEVISPADGPRSHFIPSSSQYTLEAMKKYGFFKGYTMGCDRLMREDSEEWVYRTIYDAGGRKMKWDPVP, via the coding sequence ATGGATTACTTTAGACGCACTCTTCTTCTTGCTGTGTGCGCAAGTATGGCTATCACTGCTGCTTTGTTTAGCAACCCATGGGGAAAGGACGCCGATCTAGCCGTGCGCACCGTCCAAACGTACCAACCTCCTGAGCCCCCATCGCTTTTAGCGCGCCTTGGAGTAATGGCCATTCGTTTTCATCAAGAGGTCATTTCTCCAGCAGATGGGCCAAGAAGCCATTTCATACCAAGCAGCTCTCAATACACGCTTGAAGCCATGAAAAAATATGGCTTTTTTAAAGGCTATACGATGGGTTGCGATCGCCTCATGCGTGAAGACTCTGAAGAATGGGTGTACCGGACAATTTACGATGCTGGTGGGAGAAAAATGAAATGGGATCCCGTCCCTTAG